A region from the Canis lupus baileyi chromosome 27, mCanLup2.hap1, whole genome shotgun sequence genome encodes:
- the HPS4 gene encoding BLOC-3 complex member HPS4 isoform X11 has product MATTTSTEPTSASWWNYFFLYDSSKVKEEGDPTRAGICYFYPPQTLLDQQDLLCGQIAGVVRCISDLSASAPALIRLRKLKFAIKVDGEYLWVSFACSRSHRSEIVLGCDVGLPDHSCEQFLDQLVGVFNFYNGPVALAYKNRSQEDLRAEWDAFIDQILRNTSDLHKIFSSLWNLDRTKVEPLLLLKAALILQTCQRSPHILAGCILYKGLIVSTQLPPSLTAKVLIHPAVPRDQRRPAGGGALQENGAALPPNVRIMPVFLTEEEAISLHEFPREQAARDEGPGLGSSLAKEPRLPWEEEEPDLSAIHIPEAQETETSSGDFALLSMGTPDGDSPGFEESVRDSGDREPEPPDPLPVGIATSSLLSLSTPEMLIQNGAVEQHDNLPGDSSQDASPRKDHLPRRTNRPRSWPCLDWRQRGTMLSVGKQGVEQCIGVHDSSSAPGGSDLAGSQDDGTSADRSDPGSTPASRVGLVPMNLYTHSVNGLVLSLLAEELLLGDDAAIEEVYHSSLASLNGLEVHLKETLPKDAAAIPSRTYNFTHYDRIQNVLTANLPQVATPQDRRFLQAVSLMHTDFARLPALYEMTVRNASTAVYACSNPAQETYFQQLAAAARSSGFPSPQDGAFSLPGRAKQKLLKHGVNLL; this is encoded by the exons ATGGCCACCACTACTTCAACAGAGCCGACGTCAGCCTCCTG GTGGaattactttttcctttatgatAGTTCAAAGGTAAAGGAAGAAGGGGATCCAACGAGAGCTGGCATTTGTTATTTCTATCCTCCTCAG ACCCTTTTGGACCAGCAGGACTTGCTCTGTGGACAGATTGCTGGCGTTGTGCGCTGTATCTCTgacctctctgcctctgcccctgccctcattCGTCTGCGGAAACTGAAGTTCGCCATCAAGGTTGATGGAGAGTACCTTTGG GTAAGTTTCGCCTGTTCTAGAAGTCACAGGAGTGAAATA GTACTAGGGTGTGATGTGGGGCTCCCTGACCATAGCTGCGAGCAATTTCTGGATCAGCTTGTTGGagtctttaatttttacaatGGGCCCGTTGCTCTGGCTTATAAG AACCGTTCTCAGGAAGACCTGCGTGCCGAGTGGGACGCCTTCATTGACCAGATTCTGAGGAACACCAGTGATCTGCACAAGATATTCAGTTCCCTCTGGAACCTGGACCGAACTAAA GTGGAGCCACTATTGTTGCTGAAGGCAGCCCTCATTCTGCAGACCTGCCAGCGCTCGCCTCACATTCTAGCTGGCTGCATCCTCTATAAGGGACT GATTGTTAGCACCCAGCTCCCACCCTCCCTCACGGCCAAGGTCCTAATTCATCCAGCTGTACCTCGGGACCAG AGAAGACCTGCAGGAGGGGGTGCCCTGCAGGAAAATG GAGCGGCACTACCCCCAAATGTCCGGATCATGCCTGTGTTCCTGACCGAAGAAGAGGCCATCAGCCTCCATGAATTCCCAAGGGAGCAGGCAGCTAG GGACGAGGGTCCTGGTCTTGGCAGCTCCCTAGCAAAGGAACCTCGTCTGCCCTGGGAGGAAGAGGAACCAGACCTGTCTGCAATCCACATTCCAGAAGCTCAGGAAACAGAAACATCCTCAGGTGATTTTGCCCTCTTGAGTATGGGCACCCCAGATGGTGATAGTCCTGGCTTTGAGGAATCTGTCAGGGACTCTGGTGACCGGGAACCTGAGCCACCTGACCCGCTGCCTGTGGGCATAGCCACCAGcagcctcctctctctgtctacTCCTGAGATGCTCATCCAGAATGGAGCTGTGGAACAGCATGACAACCTTCCAGGAGATAGCAGCCAAGATGCCTCTCCCAGGAAAGACCACCTCCCCAGAAGGACAAACAGGCCTCGGTCATGGCCTTGCTTAGactggaggcagagaggcacCATGCTTTCCGTGGGGAAACAGGGCGTGGAGCAGTGTATTGGGGTTCATGACAGCTCCTCAGCACCCGGAGGCTCAGACCTGGCAGGGTCTCAGGACGATGGTACTTCTGCAGACAGAAGTGACCCTGGGTCAACGCCAGCATCCCGTGTGGGCCTTGTGCCAATGAACCTCTACACCCACAGTGTTAATGGTCTGGTGCTGTCCCTGCTGGCCGAGGAGCTGCTGCTGGGCGACGATGCAGCCATTGAGGAGGTG TACCACAGTAGCCTGGCATCCCTGAATGGGCTGGAGGTCCACCTGAAGGAGACGCTGCCCAAGGATGCAGCTGCCATTCCCAGCAGGACGTACAACTTCACGCATTATGACCGCATCCAGAATGTGCTGACCG CAAACCTGCCACAGGTGGCCACCCCCCAGGACCGCCGCTTCCTCCAGGCCGTCAGCCTCATGCACACAGACTTTGCCCGGCTGCCTGCTCTGTATGAGATGACAGTCAG GAACGCCTCCACAGCGGTGTACGCCTGTTCCAATCCTGCCCAGGAGACCTACTTCCAGCAGCTGGCAGCAGCCGCACGCAGCTCCGGCTTCCCCAGTCCTCAGGACGGCGCCTTCAGCCTCCCGGGCAGAGCCAAGCAGAAGCTGCTGAAGCACGGGGTCAATTTGCTGTGA
- the HPS4 gene encoding BLOC-3 complex member HPS4 isoform X9, which translates to MATTTSTEPTSASWWNYFFLYDSSKVKEEGDPTRAGICYFYPPQTLLDQQDLLCGQIAGVVRCISDLSASAPALIRLRKLKFAIKVDGEYLWVSFACSRSHRSEIVLGCDVGLPDHSCEQFLDQLVGVFNFYNGPVALAYKNRSQEDLRAEWDAFIDQILRNTSDLHKIFSSLWNLDRTKVEPLLLLKAALILQTCQRSPHILAGCILYKGLIVSTQLPPSLTAKVLIHPAVPRDQRRPAGGGALQENGAALPPNVRIMPVFLTEEEAISLHEFPREQAARDEGPGLGSSLAKEPRLPWEEEEPDLSAIHIPEAQETETSSGDFALLSMGTPDGDSPGFEESVRDSGDREPEPPDPLPVGIATSSLLSLSTPEMLIQNGAVEQHDNLPGDSSQDASPRKDHLPRRTNRPRSWPCLDWRQRGTMLSVGKQGVEQCIGVHDSSSAPGGSDLAGSQDDGTSADRSDPGSTPASRVGLVPMNLYTHSVNGLVLSLLAEELLLGDDAAIEEVTARHPMVVQLLPAPSFTAAARDLPTPFRYQHNMGYHSSLASLNGLEVHLKETLPKDAAAIPSRTYNFTHYDRIQNVLTANLPQVATPQDRRFLQAVSLMHTDFARLPALYEMTVRNASTAVYACSNPAQETYFQQLAAAARSSGFPSPQDGAFSLPGRAKQKLLKHGVNLL; encoded by the exons ATGGCCACCACTACTTCAACAGAGCCGACGTCAGCCTCCTG GTGGaattactttttcctttatgatAGTTCAAAGGTAAAGGAAGAAGGGGATCCAACGAGAGCTGGCATTTGTTATTTCTATCCTCCTCAG ACCCTTTTGGACCAGCAGGACTTGCTCTGTGGACAGATTGCTGGCGTTGTGCGCTGTATCTCTgacctctctgcctctgcccctgccctcattCGTCTGCGGAAACTGAAGTTCGCCATCAAGGTTGATGGAGAGTACCTTTGG GTAAGTTTCGCCTGTTCTAGAAGTCACAGGAGTGAAATA GTACTAGGGTGTGATGTGGGGCTCCCTGACCATAGCTGCGAGCAATTTCTGGATCAGCTTGTTGGagtctttaatttttacaatGGGCCCGTTGCTCTGGCTTATAAG AACCGTTCTCAGGAAGACCTGCGTGCCGAGTGGGACGCCTTCATTGACCAGATTCTGAGGAACACCAGTGATCTGCACAAGATATTCAGTTCCCTCTGGAACCTGGACCGAACTAAA GTGGAGCCACTATTGTTGCTGAAGGCAGCCCTCATTCTGCAGACCTGCCAGCGCTCGCCTCACATTCTAGCTGGCTGCATCCTCTATAAGGGACT GATTGTTAGCACCCAGCTCCCACCCTCCCTCACGGCCAAGGTCCTAATTCATCCAGCTGTACCTCGGGACCAG AGAAGACCTGCAGGAGGGGGTGCCCTGCAGGAAAATG GAGCGGCACTACCCCCAAATGTCCGGATCATGCCTGTGTTCCTGACCGAAGAAGAGGCCATCAGCCTCCATGAATTCCCAAGGGAGCAGGCAGCTAG GGACGAGGGTCCTGGTCTTGGCAGCTCCCTAGCAAAGGAACCTCGTCTGCCCTGGGAGGAAGAGGAACCAGACCTGTCTGCAATCCACATTCCAGAAGCTCAGGAAACAGAAACATCCTCAGGTGATTTTGCCCTCTTGAGTATGGGCACCCCAGATGGTGATAGTCCTGGCTTTGAGGAATCTGTCAGGGACTCTGGTGACCGGGAACCTGAGCCACCTGACCCGCTGCCTGTGGGCATAGCCACCAGcagcctcctctctctgtctacTCCTGAGATGCTCATCCAGAATGGAGCTGTGGAACAGCATGACAACCTTCCAGGAGATAGCAGCCAAGATGCCTCTCCCAGGAAAGACCACCTCCCCAGAAGGACAAACAGGCCTCGGTCATGGCCTTGCTTAGactggaggcagagaggcacCATGCTTTCCGTGGGGAAACAGGGCGTGGAGCAGTGTATTGGGGTTCATGACAGCTCCTCAGCACCCGGAGGCTCAGACCTGGCAGGGTCTCAGGACGATGGTACTTCTGCAGACAGAAGTGACCCTGGGTCAACGCCAGCATCCCGTGTGGGCCTTGTGCCAATGAACCTCTACACCCACAGTGTTAATGGTCTGGTGCTGTCCCTGCTGGCCGAGGAGCTGCTGCTGGGCGACGATGCAGCCATTGAGGAGGTG ACCGCGCGGCACCCCATGGTGGTTCAGTTGCTTCCTGCACCCTCCTTCACCGCTGCTGCAAGGGACTTACCCACCCCCTTCCGCTACCAACACAACATGGGG TACCACAGTAGCCTGGCATCCCTGAATGGGCTGGAGGTCCACCTGAAGGAGACGCTGCCCAAGGATGCAGCTGCCATTCCCAGCAGGACGTACAACTTCACGCATTATGACCGCATCCAGAATGTGCTGACCG CAAACCTGCCACAGGTGGCCACCCCCCAGGACCGCCGCTTCCTCCAGGCCGTCAGCCTCATGCACACAGACTTTGCCCGGCTGCCTGCTCTGTATGAGATGACAGTCAG GAACGCCTCCACAGCGGTGTACGCCTGTTCCAATCCTGCCCAGGAGACCTACTTCCAGCAGCTGGCAGCAGCCGCACGCAGCTCCGGCTTCCCCAGTCCTCAGGACGGCGCCTTCAGCCTCCCGGGCAGAGCCAAGCAGAAGCTGCTGAAGCACGGGGTCAATTTGCTGTGA
- the HPS4 gene encoding BLOC-3 complex member HPS4 isoform X10 — MATTTSTEPTSASWWNYFFLYDSSKVKEEGDPTRAGICYFYPPQVLGCDVGLPDHSCEQFLDQLVGVFNFYNGPVALAYKNRSQEDLRAEWDAFIDQILRNTSDLHKIFSSLWNLDRTKVEPLLLLKAALILQTCQRSPHILAGCILYKGLIVSTQLPPSLTAKVLIHPAVPRDQRRPAGGGALQENGAALPPNVRIMPVFLTEEEAISLHEFPREQAASPAAPPTRLQECSAQQPPHTWSTAAPTENAIGHMEPMAWMLATTPEFACPDVAWPDGKGENGHLSGCDLENIMPAKPHHPSRDEGPGLGSSLAKEPRLPWEEEEPDLSAIHIPEAQETETSSGDFALLSMGTPDGDSPGFEESVRDSGDREPEPPDPLPVGIATSSLLSLSTPEMLIQNGAVEQHDNLPGDSSQDASPRKDHLPRRTNRPRSWPCLDWRQRGTMLSVGKQGVEQCIGVHDSSSAPGGSDLAGSQDDGTSADRSDPGSTPASRVGLVPMNLYTHSVNGLVLSLLAEELLLGDDAAIEEVYHSSLASLNGLEVHLKETLPKDAAAIPSRTYNFTHYDRIQNVLTANLPQVATPQDRRFLQAVSLMHTDFARLPALYEMTVRNASTAVYACSNPAQETYFQQLAAAARSSGFPSPQDGAFSLPGRAKQKLLKHGVNLL, encoded by the exons ATGGCCACCACTACTTCAACAGAGCCGACGTCAGCCTCCTG GTGGaattactttttcctttatgatAGTTCAAAGGTAAAGGAAGAAGGGGATCCAACGAGAGCTGGCATTTGTTATTTCTATCCTCCTCAG GTACTAGGGTGTGATGTGGGGCTCCCTGACCATAGCTGCGAGCAATTTCTGGATCAGCTTGTTGGagtctttaatttttacaatGGGCCCGTTGCTCTGGCTTATAAG AACCGTTCTCAGGAAGACCTGCGTGCCGAGTGGGACGCCTTCATTGACCAGATTCTGAGGAACACCAGTGATCTGCACAAGATATTCAGTTCCCTCTGGAACCTGGACCGAACTAAA GTGGAGCCACTATTGTTGCTGAAGGCAGCCCTCATTCTGCAGACCTGCCAGCGCTCGCCTCACATTCTAGCTGGCTGCATCCTCTATAAGGGACT GATTGTTAGCACCCAGCTCCCACCCTCCCTCACGGCCAAGGTCCTAATTCATCCAGCTGTACCTCGGGACCAG AGAAGACCTGCAGGAGGGGGTGCCCTGCAGGAAAATG GAGCGGCACTACCCCCAAATGTCCGGATCATGCCTGTGTTCCTGACCGAAGAAGAGGCCATCAGCCTCCATGAATTCCCAAGGGAGCAGGCAGCTAG CCCTGCTGCACCACCCACCAGACTCCAGGAGTGCTCAGCCCAGCAGCCTCCACACACTTGGAGCACAGCTGCCCCAACAGAAAATGCCATTGGACACATGGAGCCCATGGCTTGGATGTTGGCAACCACTCCTGAGTTTGCGTGTCCTGACGTAGCATGGCCAGATGGCAAGGGGGAGAACGGGCACTTGTCTGGTTGTGATCTGGAGAACATTATGCCTGCAAAACCGCACCATCCTTCCAGGGACGAGGGTCCTGGTCTTGGCAGCTCCCTAGCAAAGGAACCTCGTCTGCCCTGGGAGGAAGAGGAACCAGACCTGTCTGCAATCCACATTCCAGAAGCTCAGGAAACAGAAACATCCTCAGGTGATTTTGCCCTCTTGAGTATGGGCACCCCAGATGGTGATAGTCCTGGCTTTGAGGAATCTGTCAGGGACTCTGGTGACCGGGAACCTGAGCCACCTGACCCGCTGCCTGTGGGCATAGCCACCAGcagcctcctctctctgtctacTCCTGAGATGCTCATCCAGAATGGAGCTGTGGAACAGCATGACAACCTTCCAGGAGATAGCAGCCAAGATGCCTCTCCCAGGAAAGACCACCTCCCCAGAAGGACAAACAGGCCTCGGTCATGGCCTTGCTTAGactggaggcagagaggcacCATGCTTTCCGTGGGGAAACAGGGCGTGGAGCAGTGTATTGGGGTTCATGACAGCTCCTCAGCACCCGGAGGCTCAGACCTGGCAGGGTCTCAGGACGATGGTACTTCTGCAGACAGAAGTGACCCTGGGTCAACGCCAGCATCCCGTGTGGGCCTTGTGCCAATGAACCTCTACACCCACAGTGTTAATGGTCTGGTGCTGTCCCTGCTGGCCGAGGAGCTGCTGCTGGGCGACGATGCAGCCATTGAGGAGGTG TACCACAGTAGCCTGGCATCCCTGAATGGGCTGGAGGTCCACCTGAAGGAGACGCTGCCCAAGGATGCAGCTGCCATTCCCAGCAGGACGTACAACTTCACGCATTATGACCGCATCCAGAATGTGCTGACCG CAAACCTGCCACAGGTGGCCACCCCCCAGGACCGCCGCTTCCTCCAGGCCGTCAGCCTCATGCACACAGACTTTGCCCGGCTGCCTGCTCTGTATGAGATGACAGTCAG GAACGCCTCCACAGCGGTGTACGCCTGTTCCAATCCTGCCCAGGAGACCTACTTCCAGCAGCTGGCAGCAGCCGCACGCAGCTCCGGCTTCCCCAGTCCTCAGGACGGCGCCTTCAGCCTCCCGGGCAGAGCCAAGCAGAAGCTGCTGAAGCACGGGGTCAATTTGCTGTGA
- the HPS4 gene encoding BLOC-3 complex member HPS4 isoform X5, translating into MATTTSTEPTSASWWNYFFLYDSSKVKEEGDPTRAGICYFYPPQTLLDQQDLLCGQIAGVVRCISDLSASAPALIRLRKLKFAIKVDGEYLWVLGCDVGLPDHSCEQFLDQLVGVFNFYNGPVALAYKNRSQEDLRAEWDAFIDQILRNTSDLHKIFSSLWNLDRTKVEPLLLLKAALILQTCQRSPHILAGCILYKGLIVSTQLPPSLTAKVLIHPAVPRDQRRPAGGGALQENGAALPPNVRIMPVFLTEEEAISLHEFPREQAASPAAPPTRLQECSAQQPPHTWSTAAPTENAIGHMEPMAWMLATTPEFACPDVAWPDGKGENGHLSGCDLENIMPAKPHHPSRDEGPGLGSSLAKEPRLPWEEEEPDLSAIHIPEAQETETSSGDFALLSMGTPDGDSPGFEESVRDSGDREPEPPDPLPVGIATSSLLSLSTPEMLIQNGAVEQHDNLPGDSSQDASPRKDHLPRRTNRPRSWPCLDWRQRGTMLSVGKQGVEQCIGVHDSSSAPGGSDLAGSQDDGTSADRSDPGSTPASRVGLVPMNLYTHSVNGLVLSLLAEELLLGDDAAIEEVYHSSLASLNGLEVHLKETLPKDAAAIPSRTYNFTHYDRIQNVLTANLPQVATPQDRRFLQAVSLMHTDFARLPALYEMTVRNASTAVYACSNPAQETYFQQLAAAARSSGFPSPQDGAFSLPGRAKQKLLKHGVNLL; encoded by the exons ATGGCCACCACTACTTCAACAGAGCCGACGTCAGCCTCCTG GTGGaattactttttcctttatgatAGTTCAAAGGTAAAGGAAGAAGGGGATCCAACGAGAGCTGGCATTTGTTATTTCTATCCTCCTCAG ACCCTTTTGGACCAGCAGGACTTGCTCTGTGGACAGATTGCTGGCGTTGTGCGCTGTATCTCTgacctctctgcctctgcccctgccctcattCGTCTGCGGAAACTGAAGTTCGCCATCAAGGTTGATGGAGAGTACCTTTGG GTACTAGGGTGTGATGTGGGGCTCCCTGACCATAGCTGCGAGCAATTTCTGGATCAGCTTGTTGGagtctttaatttttacaatGGGCCCGTTGCTCTGGCTTATAAG AACCGTTCTCAGGAAGACCTGCGTGCCGAGTGGGACGCCTTCATTGACCAGATTCTGAGGAACACCAGTGATCTGCACAAGATATTCAGTTCCCTCTGGAACCTGGACCGAACTAAA GTGGAGCCACTATTGTTGCTGAAGGCAGCCCTCATTCTGCAGACCTGCCAGCGCTCGCCTCACATTCTAGCTGGCTGCATCCTCTATAAGGGACT GATTGTTAGCACCCAGCTCCCACCCTCCCTCACGGCCAAGGTCCTAATTCATCCAGCTGTACCTCGGGACCAG AGAAGACCTGCAGGAGGGGGTGCCCTGCAGGAAAATG GAGCGGCACTACCCCCAAATGTCCGGATCATGCCTGTGTTCCTGACCGAAGAAGAGGCCATCAGCCTCCATGAATTCCCAAGGGAGCAGGCAGCTAG CCCTGCTGCACCACCCACCAGACTCCAGGAGTGCTCAGCCCAGCAGCCTCCACACACTTGGAGCACAGCTGCCCCAACAGAAAATGCCATTGGACACATGGAGCCCATGGCTTGGATGTTGGCAACCACTCCTGAGTTTGCGTGTCCTGACGTAGCATGGCCAGATGGCAAGGGGGAGAACGGGCACTTGTCTGGTTGTGATCTGGAGAACATTATGCCTGCAAAACCGCACCATCCTTCCAGGGACGAGGGTCCTGGTCTTGGCAGCTCCCTAGCAAAGGAACCTCGTCTGCCCTGGGAGGAAGAGGAACCAGACCTGTCTGCAATCCACATTCCAGAAGCTCAGGAAACAGAAACATCCTCAGGTGATTTTGCCCTCTTGAGTATGGGCACCCCAGATGGTGATAGTCCTGGCTTTGAGGAATCTGTCAGGGACTCTGGTGACCGGGAACCTGAGCCACCTGACCCGCTGCCTGTGGGCATAGCCACCAGcagcctcctctctctgtctacTCCTGAGATGCTCATCCAGAATGGAGCTGTGGAACAGCATGACAACCTTCCAGGAGATAGCAGCCAAGATGCCTCTCCCAGGAAAGACCACCTCCCCAGAAGGACAAACAGGCCTCGGTCATGGCCTTGCTTAGactggaggcagagaggcacCATGCTTTCCGTGGGGAAACAGGGCGTGGAGCAGTGTATTGGGGTTCATGACAGCTCCTCAGCACCCGGAGGCTCAGACCTGGCAGGGTCTCAGGACGATGGTACTTCTGCAGACAGAAGTGACCCTGGGTCAACGCCAGCATCCCGTGTGGGCCTTGTGCCAATGAACCTCTACACCCACAGTGTTAATGGTCTGGTGCTGTCCCTGCTGGCCGAGGAGCTGCTGCTGGGCGACGATGCAGCCATTGAGGAGGTG TACCACAGTAGCCTGGCATCCCTGAATGGGCTGGAGGTCCACCTGAAGGAGACGCTGCCCAAGGATGCAGCTGCCATTCCCAGCAGGACGTACAACTTCACGCATTATGACCGCATCCAGAATGTGCTGACCG CAAACCTGCCACAGGTGGCCACCCCCCAGGACCGCCGCTTCCTCCAGGCCGTCAGCCTCATGCACACAGACTTTGCCCGGCTGCCTGCTCTGTATGAGATGACAGTCAG GAACGCCTCCACAGCGGTGTACGCCTGTTCCAATCCTGCCCAGGAGACCTACTTCCAGCAGCTGGCAGCAGCCGCACGCAGCTCCGGCTTCCCCAGTCCTCAGGACGGCGCCTTCAGCCTCCCGGGCAGAGCCAAGCAGAAGCTGCTGAAGCACGGGGTCAATTTGCTGTGA
- the HPS4 gene encoding BLOC-3 complex member HPS4 isoform X7, with protein sequence MATTTSTEPTSASWWNYFFLYDSSKVKEEGDPTRAGICYFYPPQTLLDQQDLLCGQIAGVVRCISDLSASAPALIRLRKLKFAIKVDGEYLWVSFACSRSHRSEIVLGCDVGLPDHSCEQFLDQLVGVFNFYNGPVALAYKNRSQEDLRAEWDAFIDQILRNTSDLHKIFSSLWNLDRTKVEPLLLLKAALILQTCQRSPHILAGCILYKGLIVSTQLPPSLTAKVLIHPAVPRDQRRPAGGGALQENGAALPPNVRIMPVFLTEEEAISLHEFPREQAASPAAPPTRLQECSAQQPPHTWSTAAPTENAIGHMEPMAWMLATTPEFACPDVAWPDGKGENGHLSGCDLENIMPAKPHHPSRDEGPGLGSSLAKEPRLPWEEEEPDLSAIHIPEAQETETSSGDFALLSMGTPDGDSPGFEESVRDSGDREPEPPDPLPVGIATSSLLSLSTPEMLIQNGAVEQHDNLPGDSSQDASPRKDHLPRRTNRPRSWPCLDWRQRGTMLSVGKQGVEQCIGVHDSSSAPGGSDLAGSQDDGTSADRSDPGSTPASRVGLVPMNLYTHSVNGLVLSLLAEELLLGDDAAIEEVYHSSLASLNGLEVHLKETLPKDAAAIPSRTYNFTHYDRIQNVLTANLPQVATPQDRRFLQAVSLMHTDFARLPALYEMTVRRPTSSSWQQPHAAPASPVLRTAPSASRAEPSRSC encoded by the exons ATGGCCACCACTACTTCAACAGAGCCGACGTCAGCCTCCTG GTGGaattactttttcctttatgatAGTTCAAAGGTAAAGGAAGAAGGGGATCCAACGAGAGCTGGCATTTGTTATTTCTATCCTCCTCAG ACCCTTTTGGACCAGCAGGACTTGCTCTGTGGACAGATTGCTGGCGTTGTGCGCTGTATCTCTgacctctctgcctctgcccctgccctcattCGTCTGCGGAAACTGAAGTTCGCCATCAAGGTTGATGGAGAGTACCTTTGG GTAAGTTTCGCCTGTTCTAGAAGTCACAGGAGTGAAATA GTACTAGGGTGTGATGTGGGGCTCCCTGACCATAGCTGCGAGCAATTTCTGGATCAGCTTGTTGGagtctttaatttttacaatGGGCCCGTTGCTCTGGCTTATAAG AACCGTTCTCAGGAAGACCTGCGTGCCGAGTGGGACGCCTTCATTGACCAGATTCTGAGGAACACCAGTGATCTGCACAAGATATTCAGTTCCCTCTGGAACCTGGACCGAACTAAA GTGGAGCCACTATTGTTGCTGAAGGCAGCCCTCATTCTGCAGACCTGCCAGCGCTCGCCTCACATTCTAGCTGGCTGCATCCTCTATAAGGGACT GATTGTTAGCACCCAGCTCCCACCCTCCCTCACGGCCAAGGTCCTAATTCATCCAGCTGTACCTCGGGACCAG AGAAGACCTGCAGGAGGGGGTGCCCTGCAGGAAAATG GAGCGGCACTACCCCCAAATGTCCGGATCATGCCTGTGTTCCTGACCGAAGAAGAGGCCATCAGCCTCCATGAATTCCCAAGGGAGCAGGCAGCTAG CCCTGCTGCACCACCCACCAGACTCCAGGAGTGCTCAGCCCAGCAGCCTCCACACACTTGGAGCACAGCTGCCCCAACAGAAAATGCCATTGGACACATGGAGCCCATGGCTTGGATGTTGGCAACCACTCCTGAGTTTGCGTGTCCTGACGTAGCATGGCCAGATGGCAAGGGGGAGAACGGGCACTTGTCTGGTTGTGATCTGGAGAACATTATGCCTGCAAAACCGCACCATCCTTCCAGGGACGAGGGTCCTGGTCTTGGCAGCTCCCTAGCAAAGGAACCTCGTCTGCCCTGGGAGGAAGAGGAACCAGACCTGTCTGCAATCCACATTCCAGAAGCTCAGGAAACAGAAACATCCTCAGGTGATTTTGCCCTCTTGAGTATGGGCACCCCAGATGGTGATAGTCCTGGCTTTGAGGAATCTGTCAGGGACTCTGGTGACCGGGAACCTGAGCCACCTGACCCGCTGCCTGTGGGCATAGCCACCAGcagcctcctctctctgtctacTCCTGAGATGCTCATCCAGAATGGAGCTGTGGAACAGCATGACAACCTTCCAGGAGATAGCAGCCAAGATGCCTCTCCCAGGAAAGACCACCTCCCCAGAAGGACAAACAGGCCTCGGTCATGGCCTTGCTTAGactggaggcagagaggcacCATGCTTTCCGTGGGGAAACAGGGCGTGGAGCAGTGTATTGGGGTTCATGACAGCTCCTCAGCACCCGGAGGCTCAGACCTGGCAGGGTCTCAGGACGATGGTACTTCTGCAGACAGAAGTGACCCTGGGTCAACGCCAGCATCCCGTGTGGGCCTTGTGCCAATGAACCTCTACACCCACAGTGTTAATGGTCTGGTGCTGTCCCTGCTGGCCGAGGAGCTGCTGCTGGGCGACGATGCAGCCATTGAGGAGGTG TACCACAGTAGCCTGGCATCCCTGAATGGGCTGGAGGTCCACCTGAAGGAGACGCTGCCCAAGGATGCAGCTGCCATTCCCAGCAGGACGTACAACTTCACGCATTATGACCGCATCCAGAATGTGCTGACCG CAAACCTGCCACAGGTGGCCACCCCCCAGGACCGCCGCTTCCTCCAGGCCGTCAGCCTCATGCACACAGACTTTGCCCGGCTGCCTGCTCTGTATGAGATGACAGTCAG GAGACCTACTTCCAGCAGCTGGCAGCAGCCGCACGCAGCTCCGGCTTCCCCAGTCCTCAGGACGGCGCCTTCAGCCTCCCGGGCAGAGCCAAGCAGAAGCTGCTGA